The Pelagibius sp. CAU 1746 genomic sequence TGCTTCCACGCAGCGACGCCGCCATCGAGCCGGCTGACGTCGCTGTAGCCGGCGTCTTTCAGAAGAGCTTCCGCCCGCACGGCCTCGCCGCCGCCGTCATCGCAGAGGACAATGCGGACCGCTTTGCGCGGCACCAGGCGGGCGAACTCGGTCTCGATCCTGCCCAGCGGGACATTGACCGCCAGGAGCAGGTGCTCGGCGCCGAATTCACCCTCTTCACGGACGTCGACCAGGGCGACTTCCCGGTCGCCGGTGAGCTGGCTGTGCAGGTCGGCTGGGGTCATCTCGCGCGCGCCTTCAGGCCATCATGGTGATGTTGGGGTGCGCGGGGAACACCCGGAACTCGCCCGTGGCCAGGTCGTACTGTACGCGCTCGGTCAGGCTGGGCAGGGAGCGGCCGTACATATGGATCATCGTCTTGATGTCCGGCCCGTCCATATGAATGGAGTGGATGTCATCCGGCATGAGGCAAACCCCCGTGCCCGGCTCGACCGTGAACTCACCCGCGACGCGCAACCTGGCGCGGCCCGGCTCCCGGCCATCGTCTTCACGTTCGTAGAAGCGGTTGTGCTCCTCACCGACAATGCCGATCACGACGGCCCAGGTCGTGTGGTCGTGCGGGGGCGTGTTCTTGTTCGCGCCGCCCTTGTTCAGGTAGAGGGCGCGCCTGTCGCCATCGTCCAGCGAGAGGCAGTAGAGGCGGTCTCCCTGGCCGTCTTCCGGCGGCGGAAACTCTTCGTCGGAGAAACACTCCGGATGCTTACTGAGGGTCAGCAGCTCCGCGCGGATGCGCTGGAGCATGTCGCGGGTCAGGGGGCCGCCGCTCTCGATTTCGCGAATGCGGGCAACGGTCTTCTCAACGAGCGCGCGCCAGGCGCCACGCTCTGAGGAGCAGTCCCTCGTGTCATCGGCCGTCATCGGTCAACCCCCGGTCAATTTCGCACGGTTATTATGTCCGGACATATAAAATTGTCAATCGCTCTTCGCCGCGGCGGAACGATTTGTAGCTTGGGAGGTCGCCGCAAAAGCCCCAGCGGCCGTTCAGGAGCACGGACGTGGCGGGCGATGCGAGCCTTAGGGATTAAACCGTCCTCACCGCCTCAGCCGTGAGTGGCAACCGGTCCCCATCGATTGTCCACAGCCACGGCGGCAGCGACGCCGGCCTTGCCGCGCGCCGCCCCGTCAGCGCGCGAACTTCGCCCGCGCGTCGCGCGCTTCCGCGCTGTCGCGGCAAACCAGCCCTTGATCGCCGTCGGCGTATACGGCGGTCCGGTGCAGCGCCGTTGCCACGGCATTGACTGCTTCCTTGCTGATGCGAACCGGCGTGGGAGGCAGAGCGGCGATGGTGCCGGCGATGTCCCTTGCCACCGTCTCCGCAGCGCCCGGGTCGCTCACCCAATCGGCCAGCCCCCATTCGAGGGCGTCGTCCGCAGACAGCTTTTCGCACAGCAAGAGCGCGCGCTTGGCCCTGGCCGGTCCGGCAAGCGTGGTGAGACGGGGGACCGCGCCCCAACTGAGATTGAGGCCCAGCTTGATCTCGGGCAGCCAGAGGTAGGCGTCGCGGGCGAGAACCCGCCAGTCGCAGGCGATGGCGATCGCCACGCCGGCGCCGACGGCGAGCCCCTCGATCGCCGCTATGGTGATCTGCGGCATCGCTTCGATGGCGGCACAGAGGCGCGCCCCGCGAAAGGCGATCTCGCGGCGCATGAAGAGGGGAAGCTCTTCATCCTGCCATTTTTTCGGATCCTTGAGGTCGATGCCCGCCGAAAAGGCTTCACGGGTTCCGGCGAACACCACCGCCCGGATATCCGGATCGTCCGCCAGTTGCGAGACCGCCTGCCCCAGCTCGGCAATCAGCTCCTGGCTCAAGGCATTGCGGCTGCCGCCCCTATCGATGCGAAGCACCGCGACACCGTCCGCCCGCTCAATCTCTACCGACCGCCAGCTCATGCGCTCTTTCCTTCTTCGATCTGATCTTTTGCGTCGTCGAACCGCTCGCGCAGGCGGAATTTCTGTATCTTCCCCGAAGCGGAATGCGGCAGGTTCTCGACGATGAATATGCGCTTCGGCACCTTGAACGCGCTGAGCCTGGAGCGGCAGTGTTCGCGCAGCGCGCCGGGATCGGGTTCCGTACCCGGCTTCGGCACCACGGCCGCGACGAGCTCTTCGCCCCAGTATTCATGCGGCAGCCCGAAAACGGCCGACTCGGTTACTTCGGGATGCTCGGCCAGGCAGTTCTCGACTTCGAGCGCCGCGACGTTCTCGCCACCGGTCTTCACCATGTCCTTGCTGCGTCCGCGGAAGGAGGCGAAACCATCCTGGTCGAAGCTCAGGAGATCGCCGGTGCGCAGCCAGCCGTCTTGCGTAAAAGCGGCGGCTGTCGCCTGGGGATCGTTCCAATAGCCAGCAAAGACGGTCGGGCCCTTGACCTGCAGCTCACCGCGGTTTCCGACGGGGTCCGCGACCCTGCCATCGGCATCGGCGACGCGGTAGGCCACATGGCGCCACACGTAGCCCATGGACCCGGGGTGATCCAGAATCTCCTGGGTGTAGCGGTTCTTGATCGTCGTCACGCAGGTTTCCGTCATCCCGAAACCCCATCCGAATTCGGCGTTGGGGAAAACCTGGCGAATGATCTCCTGGCGCCAGGCGCTCAAGGGTGCTGCCGCGGTCTGGATATAGGCAACGTCGGCATAGCGCCGCCCGCGAAAGGTTTCGCTGTCGGTCAGCGCCACCCACATCGTCGAAAGAAGGAAAAGGTGTGTCGGCTGAGCCGTATCGAGCGATTCGATCACCTTGTCCGGTGTGAACTTCGGAACCACCTGCAGCGAACCGCCGGCGTAGAGGACGGGTCCGTTGAGGACGCCGAAGCCGCCGATGTGAAAC encodes the following:
- a CDS encoding cysteine dioxygenase, giving the protein MTADDTRDCSSERGAWRALVEKTVARIREIESGGPLTRDMLQRIRAELLTLSKHPECFSDEEFPPPEDGQGDRLYCLSLDDGDRRALYLNKGGANKNTPPHDHTTWAVVIGIVGEEHNRFYEREDDGREPGRARLRVAGEFTVEPGTGVCLMPDDIHSIHMDGPDIKTMIHMYGRSLPSLTERVQYDLATGEFRVFPAHPNITMMA
- a CDS encoding enoyl-CoA hydratase/isomerase family protein codes for the protein MSWRSVEIERADGVAVLRIDRGGSRNALSQELIAELGQAVSQLADDPDIRAVVFAGTREAFSAGIDLKDPKKWQDEELPLFMRREIAFRGARLCAAIEAMPQITIAAIEGLAVGAGVAIAIACDWRVLARDAYLWLPEIKLGLNLSWGAVPRLTTLAGPARAKRALLLCEKLSADDALEWGLADWVSDPGAAETVARDIAGTIAALPPTPVRISKEAVNAVATALHRTAVYADGDQGLVCRDSAEARDARAKFAR
- a CDS encoding AMP-binding protein produces the protein MNLYQTAAFHALRRPGKTAIVDGRSTFTFGDLTQRAQELAAFLEGKGVGRGDRVCVLMHNSIDQVALYHATALTGFILVPVNSRYDAEALIHVVSDCTPRVVLYEDDFAAVVGAARSAVKGPGPEWLAVSDEPPRGSPAFPALTRRFGAVSPDDVALILYTSGTTSLPKGAMLTHGNLVWNSINYLVELGISAESRAILATPLFHIGGFGVLNGPVLYAGGSLQVVPKFTPDKVIESLDTAQPTHLFLLSTMWVALTDSETFRGRRYADVAYIQTAAAPLSAWRQEIIRQVFPNAEFGWGFGMTETCVTTIKNRYTQEILDHPGSMGYVWRHVAYRVADADGRVADPVGNRGELQVKGPTVFAGYWNDPQATAAAFTQDGWLRTGDLLSFDQDGFASFRGRSKDMVKTGGENVAALEVENCLAEHPEVTESAVFGLPHEYWGEELVAAVVPKPGTEPDPGALREHCRSRLSAFKVPKRIFIVENLPHSASGKIQKFRLRERFDDAKDQIEEGKSA